The Glycine soja cultivar W05 chromosome 3, ASM419377v2, whole genome shotgun sequence genome window below encodes:
- the LOC114406997 gene encoding histone H4, which translates to MSGRGKGGKGLGKGGAKRHRKVLRDNIQGITKPAIRRLARRGGVKRISGLIYEETRGVLKIFLENVIRDAVTYTEHARRKTVTAMDVVYALKRQGRTLYGFGG; encoded by the coding sequence ATGTCGGGTCGTGGAAAGGGAGGCAAGGGTTTGGGAAAGGGAGGAGCCAAGAGGCACAGGAAGGTGCTTCGTGACAACATCCAGGGTATCACCAAACCCGCAATTCGGCGTTTGGCTCGCAGAGGTGGTGTTAAGAGAATCAGTGGTCTCATCTACGAGGAGACACGTGGCGTCCTCAAGATATTCCTCGAGAACGTTATTCGCGACGCTGTTACCTACACCGAGCACGCTAGAAGAAAGACCGTTACCGCTATGGATGTTGTTTATGCTCTCAAGAGGCAGGGCAGGACTCTCTACGGTTTCGGTGGTTAA
- the LOC114406996 gene encoding dolichyl-diphosphooligosaccharide--protein glycosyltransferase subunit 4A has product MIDDQDLGFFANFLGVFIFVLVIAYHFVMADPKFEGN; this is encoded by the coding sequence ATGATCGATGATCAAGATCTGGGTTTCTTTGCCAATTTTCTTGGCGTCTTCATCTTTGTACTAGTGATCGCGTATCATTTTGTCATGGCTGACCCAAAGTTCGAAGGAAACTAG